From a single Pseudomonas sp. A34-9 genomic region:
- a CDS encoding low molecular weight protein-tyrosine-phosphatase, protein MFRKILVVCVGNICRSPTAELMLRNALAPSAITVSSAGLSARVGEGVETSARQVLEDHGHSTDGFMARQLTADIVNESDLILVMEKQHVNQVLKIASHARGKVFLLGKWQSEREIHDPYRQGKAAFIHAHALIEDAVSSWAQRLAR, encoded by the coding sequence TTGTTCAGAAAGATCCTTGTCGTTTGCGTGGGCAATATATGCCGTAGTCCGACGGCAGAACTGATGCTGCGTAACGCGCTGGCCCCTTCAGCGATCACCGTCTCCTCCGCAGGCCTGTCGGCGCGGGTTGGCGAGGGTGTCGAAACTTCCGCGCGCCAGGTGCTGGAAGACCATGGGCATAGCACCGACGGCTTCATGGCGCGGCAACTGACGGCAGACATCGTCAATGAATCAGACCTGATTCTGGTCATGGAAAAACAGCATGTTAATCAAGTACTGAAGATTGCCTCTCACGCCAGAGGCAAAGTTTTTCTGCTCGGCAAGTGGCAGAGCGAGCGCGAAATACACGACCCGTATCGTCAAGGCAAGGCCGCTTTTATTCATGCCCATGCATTGATTGAAGATGCTGTCAGCTCATGGGCGCAACGCCTCGCGCGTTGA